The Stigmatella ashevillena genomic sequence AGGAGATGTATCGCAAGCTCCTACAGATTCCTGGAGAGCTACCCGGGGTGGCTCCCGCAGTACCCTAAGGAGGGAGGGGAGAAGGGCTCGGGAGGAAGCTCACCGGCTTTTGGGAGACCCGGTGCGGGTTCGGCGTGTTCATGAATGAGCACAGGGACGGCATATGGATTGCTGTGCCTCGCGGGCGCTACGAACCCAACGCGGAGGAGCCATCGGATGGCCGCAGATGAGTGGGACACGGTCGTCGAGGGGAAACGGTTCTTCTTTTCTCTCCCGCCAAGGCCCTCGTGCTGGGCGGCCGAGGCCCGGCGCCTGAGTGAGCTGATGGCCCAGCATCAGGAGCCTGTCCAGGACAAGCCCGGCGCTTACGTGGATCTCGACAGCATCTGGCAAGACGAGGAGGCCCCCGTCTCCTGGTAGGGCGCCCGCGGCGAAGGACGCGCCCGCTCAGGTAGGTGGGGTGGGCGGGGCAGAGGCTTGAGGGGAGGACCTGCCGTAATCCCGCTCGTAGATGCGGACGACCGCCAGGAAGAAGGCGACGATGAGGGGGCCCAGCAGCAGCCCCACTGTCCCGAAGACGGCCAGCCCCCCCAGCAGCGCGAAGAAGATGATGGCCCCGTGCATGTCCATGCCCCGCTTGGCGAGCAGGGGTTTGACGATGTTGTCCACGAGCCCCACCACCACGACGCCCCAGATGGCCAGGAAGAGCGCGGCCCAGGGGTGGCCGGTGATGAGCAGCAACAGGGCCGCGACGAAGCACACCACGGCCGCGCCGATGGCGGGAATGAGGGCCAGGAAGAACGTCACCGCGGCGAAGAAGAAGGGCACGGGCACCCGGGTGATGAGGTAGCCCACCAGGGCGGCCACCGCCTGGACGCCGGCCGTTACCACCGAGGACACCAGGACGGCGATGGAGACGTGGCGGAACTCCAGGAGAATCTCTGTCGTCTGCCCCTTCTTGAGGGGCACGACGCTCTCGAGCCACTCGACGAGCCGCTTGCCGTCCACCAGGAAGAAGAAGAAGGCGATGAGCATCATCGTCGTCTGAAAGGCGAACGAGCCCGTGGCGGCCACCACTCCCGTGACGGCCCGGGCGGCGGTGCCTCCGGTGCTGCTCACCTGCTGCTGGATCTTGTCGTCCAGCTTGAGCTCTTCGATGGCGAAGCGGTCGAGGATGCTCTGGACGGGCTGACGCAACGCCCCCGGCAGTTGGTTCACCAGCCCCTCCGTTCCCTCGGTCTTCAAGGTCTCGCTGACGAAGCGCACCCCATCGGCGGCCTCGGAGATCAGAAAGGCGGTGAAGCCGGTCAGCGGCAGCAGCAGGGCGATGACGACCGCGAAGCACAGCAGGCCCGCGGACAGGTTGTTGCGGCCCCGCAGGAGCCGGGTGAGCCGCTTGTGGGCCCCATAGAGCGCGCCGGCGAGCACCGCGGCCAGGAAGAAGCCGTTGGCGAAGGGCCAGACGATCACCCCCAGCAAGAAGATGGAGAGGATGATGAGGCCGGTGAAGACCCGCCGGGCGACCAGATCCGAAGTCATAAGGCCACGGACATTACGGGGCTTGTTCTGGGACGGAAGAGGAGAAATGGACGAGAACGCTGACTTCCGCACGCTGGGAGGGGCGAAAGGACGGATAGAGTGAGGCCGATGCCTCCCATTGCCTCGAGCCAGTTTTCCTCCTGGATGCTACAGGTCCTGCCCGTTGCCTTCCTCGCCATCACCTTCCTCCAATCTGGCCTGGACAAGGTCTTCGATTGGAAGGGCAACCTGAGTTGGCTGACGGGTTACTTCGCGAAGACCCCGGTGCTCCGGGGACTGGTGAAGCCGATGTTCCTCACGCTCACGGTGCTGGAGCTCGCCACCGGTGGTGTGTGTGCCGCGGGGGTCGTGGCCCTGGTGGTGACGGGGAATTCTGGATTGGCCGCCCTGGGGGCCATGCTGGCCGGCATCACCTTCCTGGCGCTCCTCTTCGGCCAGCGCATCGTCAAGGACTACCCAGGCGCCGCGGGCTCGGTGCCTTACTTCCTGGTCAGTCTGGCGGCACTCCTCGTGACGCGGGGGTGAGGCCCGGAGCGTCGCGAGATAGACTCTCCTTGTCCGCCTCCCTTGGGGAGGCCAGGGGATCCATGGACCGGCTGCGCTTCTACCTGAATGACCGGCTCATCGAAGAGCCAGGTCTCTCGCCCACCCTGACGTTGCTGCGCTACCTGCGCGATCGGGCTCACCTGGTAGGAACCAAGGAAGGGTGCGCGGAGGGCGACTGCGGCGCCTGTACGGTGGCTGTCCTGGAGCAGGATGCGAAAGGGGCTCCGGTCCTCCGCGCCATCAACTCCTGTCTGCTGTTGCTGCCGATGGTGCAGGGCAAGCGCGTCTACACCGTGGAGGCCCTGAAGGAGGGCGGCAAACCCCACATGGTCCAGGAAGTCCTGGCGAGCGGGCTGGGCTCACAGTGTGGCTACTGCACGCCCGGGGTGGCGATGGCTTTGCTGGAGGCCTGCCACCGCAAGGACCTGGACGAACCCTGGAAGCTGGACGCGCAGATGTGCGGCAACCTCTGCCGCTGTACGGGCTATCGGCCCATCCGGGAGGCTGCCGCTCGCGTGGCGGGTGTGGGGCCGCCGGATCGTTTTGCCAGGGCGCTGTCGGAGACACGGCCTGAGTCCATGGCGCTGGCTTACTCGGCGGGGGCTCAGCGGTACTTCACCCCGGCTTCCTTCCAGGAACTGTGGGACGTGCTCGACGCGCACCCCGAGGCCCGCTTCGTGGTGGGTGGAACGGACCTGTCGCTGGAAGTGACGAAGCGATTCACGGAGCCGCCGCTGCTCGTGTCGTTGGAAGCGCTGCCCGTGCTGCGGACCCTGGAGCCCCGGGACGGGGGGCACCGGCTGGGAGCCGCCGTGTGGCTGACGGACCTGGAGGATTACGCCCGCGGCACGTGCCCGCCCCTGGAGCGGATGCTGCGCTATTTCGGTGCCCGGCAGATCAAGAACCGCGCGACGGTGGGGGGGAACCTGTGCACGGCTTCTCCCATTGGAGATCTGGCGCCCGTGCTCATCAGCCTGGGCGCGGAGGCGGTGCTGCTCTCTCGAACCGGAGAGCGCCGGATGGCGCTGGAAGACTTCTTCGTGGACTACCGGCGCACGGCCCTCCGGCAAGGGGAACTCCTGGCCGCCGTGGAGGTCCCCGCCCAGCCCGTGGGGGCCCGGAGCCTCGCCTACAAGGTCTCCAAGCGGAGAGAGCTGGACATCAGCGCGGTCTCCGCGGGCTTCCGCGTGGTGGTGGACGCGGCGGGCCAGGTGCTCGAGGCGCGGCTGGCGTATGGCGGCATGGGTCCCCGGCCTGCCCGTGCGCGGCGCGTGGAGCAAGCGTTGGTGGGTCAGCCCTGGACGGAGGAGCGCCTGGAGGCGGCCCTTCCCCGGCTCGACGAGGACTTCACCCCGCGGACGGACCACCGGGGCTCGGCATGGTACCGGGCCCAGGTGGCCAAGAACCTGTTGCGCGGCTTCTTCCAGGAGACGCTCGAGTCGCCCTCGCCCCGGCTCGAAGCGCACCACTCGGCCACGGTCCAGGTGAGGTGACGAGATGAGCACCATGCCCCCCCCCTTCGCGGTTCCCCGGACGCTCGAGACGTCCAGCCCCCTGCATGCCCCCGCGCCCCACGAGAGTGGGTTGAAGCACGCCAGCGGAGAGGCCCTCTATGTCGATGATCTGCCCTCTCCGCCGGGGACGCTGGTGGGGCACATCATCGCCTCGCCCCATGCCCATGCCCGGCTGGTGCGCCAGGAGGCGGCGCGCGCCCGGGCCCTGCCGGGAGTGCACGCCGTCCTCTTCGCCGAGGACATCCCGGGGGA encodes the following:
- the xdhA gene encoding xanthine dehydrogenase small subunit codes for the protein MDRLRFYLNDRLIEEPGLSPTLTLLRYLRDRAHLVGTKEGCAEGDCGACTVAVLEQDAKGAPVLRAINSCLLLLPMVQGKRVYTVEALKEGGKPHMVQEVLASGLGSQCGYCTPGVAMALLEACHRKDLDEPWKLDAQMCGNLCRCTGYRPIREAAARVAGVGPPDRFARALSETRPESMALAYSAGAQRYFTPASFQELWDVLDAHPEARFVVGGTDLSLEVTKRFTEPPLLVSLEALPVLRTLEPRDGGHRLGAAVWLTDLEDYARGTCPPLERMLRYFGARQIKNRATVGGNLCTASPIGDLAPVLISLGAEAVLLSRTGERRMALEDFFVDYRRTALRQGELLAAVEVPAQPVGARSLAYKVSKRRELDISAVSAGFRVVVDAAGQVLEARLAYGGMGPRPARARRVEQALVGQPWTEERLEAALPRLDEDFTPRTDHRGSAWYRAQVAKNLLRGFFQETLESPSPRLEAHHSATVQVR
- a CDS encoding AI-2E family transporter, encoding MTSDLVARRVFTGLIILSIFLLGVIVWPFANGFFLAAVLAGALYGAHKRLTRLLRGRNNLSAGLLCFAVVIALLLPLTGFTAFLISEAADGVRFVSETLKTEGTEGLVNQLPGALRQPVQSILDRFAIEELKLDDKIQQQVSSTGGTAARAVTGVVAATGSFAFQTTMMLIAFFFFLVDGKRLVEWLESVVPLKKGQTTEILLEFRHVSIAVLVSSVVTAGVQAVAALVGYLITRVPVPFFFAAVTFFLALIPAIGAAVVCFVAALLLLITGHPWAALFLAIWGVVVVGLVDNIVKPLLAKRGMDMHGAIIFFALLGGLAVFGTVGLLLGPLIVAFFLAVVRIYERDYGRSSPQASAPPTPPT
- a CDS encoding DoxX family protein, with the protein product MPPIASSQFSSWMLQVLPVAFLAITFLQSGLDKVFDWKGNLSWLTGYFAKTPVLRGLVKPMFLTLTVLELATGGVCAAGVVALVVTGNSGLAALGAMLAGITFLALLFGQRIVKDYPGAAGSVPYFLVSLAALLVTRG